Proteins from a genomic interval of Stenotrophomonas maltophilia:
- a CDS encoding energy transducer TonB → MNRVLLIALALSSASCRAGEELPGPCQDASRPVESIAPVVPAMTEMQVRGSVVVAVVVEEDGRVTNPVITGAQLEGLDRGRVDNAAYERAALIAVAKWRFPPVPSRCTRKVTFDFQRLD, encoded by the coding sequence ATGAACCGTGTTCTGCTGATTGCGTTGGCCTTGTCCAGTGCCTCATGTCGCGCCGGCGAGGAGCTCCCAGGGCCTTGCCAGGACGCCAGCCGTCCGGTGGAGTCCATTGCGCCGGTCGTTCCCGCCATGACTGAAATGCAGGTGCGCGGCTCTGTTGTGGTGGCGGTGGTCGTTGAAGAGGATGGACGGGTGACGAATCCGGTCATCACGGGGGCCCAGCTTGAAGGGCTGGATCGGGGAAGGGTCGACAATGCTGCTTATGAGCGCGCAGCCCTGATTGCCGTGGCGAAATGGCGTTTCCCGCCGGTCCCATCCCGCTGCACCAGGAAGGTCACATTCGACTTCCAGCGTCTGGATTGA
- the cyoC gene encoding cytochrome o ubiquinol oxidase subunit III: MSTNTSTLSHGHAAQAAAHGHDDHEHHDTGGNTVFGFWVYLMSDCLIFASLFATYVVLAGGTDGGPTAKDLFELPFVAWETALLLTSSLTFGLGMIAMHRKQMGQMYLWLAITWLLGFGFMCMEVWEFQHLIHQGYGPDRSAFLSAFFALVGTHGLHVSAGLLWLLVMFVQLKKYGLTPTNKTRMACLSLFWHFLDLIWIGVFSVVYLNGAL; the protein is encoded by the coding sequence ATGAGCACCAATACCTCGACCCTGAGCCACGGGCACGCCGCGCAAGCGGCGGCCCATGGCCATGATGACCACGAGCACCACGACACCGGCGGCAACACCGTCTTCGGTTTCTGGGTGTACCTGATGAGCGACTGCCTCATCTTCGCCTCGCTGTTCGCCACCTATGTGGTGCTGGCAGGCGGTACCGATGGTGGCCCGACCGCGAAGGACCTGTTCGAGCTGCCGTTCGTGGCGTGGGAAACCGCGCTGCTGCTGACCTCCTCGCTGACCTTCGGCCTGGGCATGATTGCCATGCACCGCAAGCAGATGGGCCAGATGTACCTGTGGCTGGCCATCACCTGGCTGCTGGGCTTCGGCTTCATGTGCATGGAAGTGTGGGAGTTCCAGCACCTGATCCACCAGGGCTACGGTCCGGACCGCAGTGCCTTCCTGTCGGCGTTCTTCGCCCTGGTCGGTACCCACGGCCTGCACGTCAGCGCCGGCCTGCTGTGGCTGCTGGTGATGTTCGTGCAGCTGAAGAAGTACGGCCTGACCCCGACCAACAAGACCCGCATGGCGTGCCTGAGCCTGTTCTGGCACTTCCTGGACCTGATCTGGATCGGTGTGTTCTCCGTCGTCTACCTCAATGGAGCCCTGTAA
- a CDS encoding putative bifunctional diguanylate cyclase/phosphodiesterase, translated as MTGSYSQSLVIISLLVAILASYTALDMAGRLATAGGRVARWWLAGGAAAMGLGIWSMHFIGMLAFDLPIPVGYDLGITLYSLAVSIGASAYALWLVSRPSLPWRRLLAGAVLMGLGIATMHYLGMAAMRMQPGIDYHPGWFAASIAVAIGAAGAALWIAFRLRTEQRNTILLRALASLVMGLAIVGMHYTGMAAARFPEGSICGAVGSGGIDTRWLAVLVIVTTVATLGIALVASLFDRQMRVRTGLLADSLAHANDKLIQAALHDPLTQLPNRMLLQDRIEQAIEKARRRNHAVAVMFCDLDGFKAVNDAYGHQLGDRLLVAVAQRIGSLLRPQDTFARLGGDEFVIVLAIDIPDDAVVVAERIIAAAGEPFTLDAAELQVSASLGIALYPDDAGNERELMAHADAAMYHTKETGRNGYTFFTPSMQLSANRQLRLLQDLRKAITRNELVLHYQPKFPAAGAPATGAEALLRWQHPELGLLAPDVFIPIAERSGLILPIGDWVLDRACAQLRAWHDAGHTEWSMAVNLSPLQFSSPALLDSVRDALERHRIEPARLTLEITETTAMKDVDASLAILNDLTAMGVHIAIDDFGTGYSSLLYLKRMPATELKIDRAFVHDLECNAEDAAIVSSIIALGRTLQLQVVAEGVETQAQREYLSELGCDQLQGYHLGRPMEAEEFLRQVG; from the coding sequence ATGACTGGCAGCTACAGTCAGAGCCTGGTCATCATCTCCCTGCTGGTGGCCATTCTTGCTTCGTACACGGCGCTGGACATGGCCGGACGCCTGGCCACGGCCGGGGGACGCGTGGCCCGCTGGTGGCTGGCCGGGGGCGCGGCGGCGATGGGCCTTGGCATCTGGTCGATGCACTTCATCGGCATGCTGGCCTTCGACCTGCCGATCCCGGTCGGCTACGACCTCGGCATCACCCTGTATTCGCTTGCAGTGTCGATCGGCGCCTCGGCCTACGCACTGTGGCTGGTGTCGCGGCCCAGCCTGCCCTGGCGCCGGCTGCTGGCCGGCGCCGTACTGATGGGGCTGGGCATTGCCACCATGCACTACCTCGGCATGGCCGCGATGCGCATGCAGCCGGGCATCGACTACCACCCCGGCTGGTTCGCCGCCTCCATCGCGGTGGCCATCGGTGCCGCAGGTGCCGCGCTGTGGATCGCCTTCCGCCTGCGCACCGAACAGCGCAACACCATCCTCCTGCGCGCGCTGGCGTCGCTGGTGATGGGCCTGGCCATCGTCGGCATGCACTACACAGGCATGGCGGCCGCGCGCTTTCCCGAAGGCAGCATCTGCGGCGCGGTCGGCAGTGGCGGCATCGACACGCGCTGGTTGGCGGTGCTGGTGATCGTCACCACCGTTGCCACCCTGGGTATCGCCCTGGTCGCCTCGCTGTTCGACCGGCAGATGCGCGTGCGCACCGGGTTGCTGGCCGATTCACTGGCACACGCCAACGACAAGCTGATCCAGGCCGCCCTGCACGACCCGCTGACCCAGCTGCCCAACCGCATGCTGCTGCAGGACCGCATCGAGCAGGCCATCGAGAAGGCGCGCCGCCGCAACCACGCGGTGGCGGTGATGTTCTGCGACCTGGACGGCTTCAAGGCGGTCAATGATGCCTATGGCCACCAGCTCGGTGACCGCCTGCTGGTGGCGGTGGCGCAGCGTATCGGCAGCCTGCTGCGGCCGCAGGACACCTTCGCCCGCCTCGGCGGCGACGAGTTCGTGATCGTGCTGGCCATCGATATTCCCGACGATGCCGTGGTGGTCGCCGAGCGGATCATCGCGGCGGCGGGCGAACCGTTCACCCTGGATGCCGCCGAACTTCAGGTCAGCGCCAGCCTCGGCATCGCCCTGTATCCGGATGATGCCGGCAACGAACGCGAGCTGATGGCACACGCCGATGCGGCGATGTACCACACCAAGGAAACCGGCCGGAACGGCTATACCTTCTTCACGCCGTCGATGCAGCTGAGCGCCAACCGCCAGCTGCGCCTGCTGCAGGACCTGCGCAAGGCGATCACGCGCAACGAACTGGTACTGCATTACCAGCCCAAGTTCCCCGCGGCGGGTGCACCGGCCACCGGCGCCGAGGCCCTGTTGCGCTGGCAACACCCGGAACTGGGCCTGCTGGCACCGGATGTGTTCATTCCCATCGCCGAACGCAGCGGCCTGATCCTGCCGATCGGCGACTGGGTACTGGACCGCGCCTGCGCACAGCTGCGTGCGTGGCACGATGCCGGGCACACGGAATGGTCGATGGCGGTGAACCTGTCGCCGCTGCAGTTCTCCTCGCCGGCCCTGTTGGACAGCGTGCGCGATGCATTGGAGCGGCACCGCATCGAACCGGCGCGCCTGACCCTGGAGATCACCGAAACCACCGCGATGAAGGACGTCGACGCCAGCCTGGCGATCCTCAACGACCTGACCGCGATGGGGGTGCACATTGCCATCGACGACTTCGGCACCGGCTATTCCAGCCTGCTCTATCTCAAGCGCATGCCCGCCACCGAACTGAAGATCGATCGTGCATTCGTGCACGATCTGGAGTGCAACGCCGAAGATGCCGCCATCGTCTCGTCGATCATCGCGCTGGGCCGCACCCTGCAGCTGCAGGTGGTGGCCGAAGGCGTGGAGACGCAGGCGCAGCGCGAATACCTGAGCGAGCTGGGCTGTGATCAGTTGCAGGGTTACCACCTGGGCCGGCCGATGGAGGCCGAGGAGTTCCTGCGCCAGGTGGGCTGA
- a CDS encoding HNH endonuclease signature motif containing protein, whose product MHALRGRGPAKSIEKDINDILSSTHLPATKRKALIEARIGQGRFRRGVLKRWNQGCAVTGCTALEALRASHIKPWRTCDDRERLDPENGLPLIATLDALFDRHLVSFNDDGLILISRTLDDELSALGINRKMRIKGRLTPRQKALLAEHRRNLA is encoded by the coding sequence GTGCATGCCCTCAGGGGGAGGGGCCCAGCGAAGAGTATCGAAAAGGACATCAACGACATCCTGTCCTCCACGCATCTTCCGGCCACCAAGCGCAAAGCGCTCATCGAAGCCAGGATCGGCCAGGGTCGATTCCGCAGGGGCGTTCTCAAGCGATGGAATCAGGGGTGTGCAGTAACCGGATGCACCGCCCTTGAGGCCCTCAGGGCATCCCACATCAAGCCGTGGCGTACGTGCGACGATCGGGAGCGACTGGACCCCGAGAACGGATTGCCACTCATCGCAACGCTCGATGCCCTGTTTGACCGACATCTTGTTTCCTTCAACGACGACGGCCTCATCCTGATATCCAGGACGCTCGATGATGAACTCTCTGCCCTGGGCATCAACAGGAAGATGAGGATCAAGGGCCGGCTCACTCCTCGGCAAAAGGCGCTTCTCGCAGAACATCGGCGAAACCTAGCCTAG
- the cyoB gene encoding cytochrome o ubiquinol oxidase subunit I, whose translation MLGKLSLESIPHDPIVLTTLVGAVLGGLGVMALITKFKLWGYLWKEWFTSVDHKKIGVMYLIVAFVMLLRGFSDAIMMRTQQALAVGGSEGYLPPHHYDQIFTAHGVIMIFFVAMPLITGLMNLAVPLQIGARDVAFPFVNSLSFWLFVSGAVLIMLSLWIGEFAATGWLAFPPLSGIEYSPSVGMDYYIWGLQVAGLGTTLSGINFFITILKMRTPSMKLMQMPVFTWTALVTNVLIVAAFPVLTITLVLLTLDRYLGTHFFTNDGGGNAMLYINLIWIWGHPEVYILVLPAFGVFSEVIATFSRKALFGYKGMVYATACIGVLSFIVWLHHFFTMGSGANVNAFFGITTMIISIPTGVKIFNWLFTMFRGRVQFTTPVLWTIGFMVTFTIGGMTGVMLAIPAIDFVLHNSLFLIAHFHNVIIGGVVFGMFAGITYWWPKMFGFRLNEFWGKCAFWCWFIGFYVTFMPMYVLGFMGMTRRLQSTVNPAYEPLLLVAAAGAFIVGAGILCQIIQVAVSIRDRKKTADLTGDPWDARTLEWETSSPPAFYNFGSLPEVTELDDFWERKQRGEAWPKPAKYTDIHMPRNTGTGVVIGAFSLVFGFAMIWHIWWLAIVGFVGMIATFIYRTFDQDVDYWVPAAEVERIENEHRKHLESQGLVKSELKA comes from the coding sequence ATGCTGGGAAAACTCTCTCTTGAGTCGATCCCCCACGATCCGATCGTGCTGACCACCCTGGTCGGCGCGGTGCTGGGTGGCCTGGGCGTCATGGCCCTGATCACCAAGTTCAAGTTGTGGGGCTATCTGTGGAAGGAGTGGTTCACTTCGGTGGATCACAAGAAGATCGGCGTGATGTACCTCATCGTCGCCTTCGTCATGCTGCTGCGCGGCTTCTCCGACGCCATCATGATGCGTACCCAGCAGGCGCTGGCCGTCGGCGGGTCCGAGGGTTACCTGCCGCCGCACCACTACGACCAGATCTTCACCGCCCATGGCGTGATCATGATCTTCTTCGTGGCGATGCCGCTGATCACCGGCCTGATGAACCTGGCCGTGCCGCTGCAGATCGGTGCGCGCGACGTTGCGTTCCCGTTCGTCAACTCGCTCAGCTTCTGGCTGTTCGTGTCGGGCGCGGTGCTGATCATGCTGTCGCTGTGGATCGGTGAGTTCGCTGCCACCGGCTGGCTGGCGTTCCCGCCGTTGTCGGGCATCGAATACAGTCCAAGCGTCGGCATGGACTACTACATCTGGGGTCTACAGGTCGCAGGCCTGGGTACCACGCTGAGCGGTATCAACTTCTTCATCACCATCCTGAAGATGCGTACCCCCAGCATGAAGCTGATGCAGATGCCGGTGTTCACCTGGACCGCCCTGGTGACCAACGTGCTGATCGTCGCCGCCTTCCCGGTGCTGACCATCACCCTGGTGCTGCTGACCCTGGACCGTTACCTGGGCACGCACTTCTTCACCAATGACGGTGGCGGCAACGCCATGCTGTACATCAACCTGATCTGGATCTGGGGTCACCCGGAGGTGTACATCCTGGTCCTGCCGGCGTTCGGCGTGTTCTCCGAAGTCATCGCGACCTTCTCGCGCAAGGCGCTGTTCGGCTACAAGGGCATGGTCTACGCCACCGCCTGCATCGGCGTGCTGTCGTTCATCGTGTGGCTGCACCACTTCTTCACCATGGGCTCGGGTGCCAACGTCAATGCCTTCTTCGGCATCACGACGATGATCATTTCGATCCCGACCGGCGTGAAGATCTTCAACTGGCTGTTCACCATGTTCCGCGGCCGCGTGCAGTTCACCACGCCCGTGCTGTGGACCATCGGCTTCATGGTCACCTTCACCATCGGCGGCATGACCGGCGTGATGCTGGCGATCCCGGCCATCGACTTCGTGCTGCACAACAGCCTGTTCCTGATCGCCCACTTCCACAACGTCATCATCGGCGGCGTGGTGTTCGGCATGTTCGCCGGCATCACCTACTGGTGGCCGAAGATGTTCGGCTTCCGCCTCAACGAGTTCTGGGGCAAGTGCGCGTTCTGGTGCTGGTTCATCGGCTTCTACGTGACCTTCATGCCGATGTACGTGCTGGGCTTCATGGGCATGACCCGTCGCCTGCAGAGCACCGTCAACCCGGCCTACGAGCCGCTGCTGCTGGTGGCGGCCGCAGGTGCCTTCATCGTGGGTGCCGGCATCCTGTGCCAGATCATCCAGGTGGCCGTGTCGATCCGCGACCGCAAGAAGACCGCCGACCTGACCGGCGACCCGTGGGACGCCCGTACGCTGGAGTGGGAAACCTCTTCGCCGCCGGCTTTCTACAACTTCGGCAGCCTGCCGGAAGTCACCGAGCTGGACGATTTCTGGGAGCGCAAGCAGCGTGGTGAAGCCTGGCCGAAGCCGGCCAAGTACACCGACATCCACATGCCGCGCAACACCGGCACGGGCGTTGTCATCGGTGCCTTCAGCCTGGTGTTCGGCTTCGCGATGATCTGGCACATCTGGTGGCTGGCCATCGTCGGCTTCGTCGGCATGATCGCCACGTTCATCTACCGCACCTTCGACCAGGACGTGGACTACTGGGTCCCGGCCGCCGAGGTGGAACGCATCGAGAACGAACACCGCAAGCACCTGGAATCCCAGGGCCTGGTGAAGTCGGAGCTGAAGGCATGA
- a CDS encoding GyrI-like domain-containing protein, with product MDKIDFKTRDRALYQPPVGRFVAVEVPPLPYLMIDGRGDPNTAPAYLQAVQWLYAVSYALKFARKAEGQDYVVPPLEALWTAEDPPSFVARRKDEWRWTVMIRTPDGISPEQLEAAIAKAGTKLGEPPGSLRHDILEEGLCLQTLHIGAYDDEGPILAKLHDELMPSLGYAFAGPHHEIYLSDPRRTEAARLKTVLRQPVRAE from the coding sequence ATGGACAAGATCGACTTCAAGACGCGCGACCGGGCACTGTATCAGCCACCGGTCGGCCGATTCGTTGCGGTGGAAGTACCGCCCCTGCCCTACCTGATGATCGACGGCCGCGGTGACCCGAACACCGCCCCGGCCTACCTGCAGGCGGTGCAGTGGCTGTACGCGGTCAGCTATGCGCTGAAGTTCGCGCGCAAGGCCGAAGGCCAGGACTACGTGGTGCCGCCGCTGGAGGCGCTGTGGACCGCTGAGGATCCGCCGAGCTTCGTGGCACGCCGCAAGGATGAGTGGAGGTGGACGGTGATGATCCGTACGCCGGACGGGATCAGTCCAGAGCAGTTGGAGGCTGCCATCGCCAAGGCGGGGACGAAGCTGGGTGAACCACCTGGCAGCCTTCGCCACGACATTCTTGAAGAGGGCCTCTGCCTGCAGACCCTGCATATTGGAGCCTACGATGACGAGGGCCCGATCCTGGCGAAGTTGCACGATGAACTGATGCCCTCTCTGGGGTATGCCTTTGCCGGCCCCCACCATGAGATCTACCTGAGCGACCCGCGCAGGACCGAAGCCGCTCGATTGAAGACAGTGCTGCGGCAGCCCGTCCGCGCGGAATGA
- a CDS encoding membrane lipoprotein lipid attachment site-containing protein — MKKILMYLVATIVLAGCSTRQISADQAQPVPTDRVFAFNTVGGSASGQVVVTRDVGAIGGACPLALYIDGTLAAHLRRGESVTLTVPAGNRIVSASFAGKGLCKWGDESAHRREISHMVAAGSKTNIRLALAHDGLIQVSPTAF; from the coding sequence ATGAAGAAGATCCTGATGTATCTGGTTGCGACCATCGTCCTTGCCGGTTGCTCGACCCGCCAGATCAGCGCCGACCAGGCGCAGCCGGTGCCTACCGACCGCGTGTTTGCGTTCAACACAGTCGGGGGCAGTGCTTCCGGACAGGTAGTGGTGACGCGGGACGTCGGCGCGATCGGTGGCGCATGCCCGCTGGCACTGTATATCGATGGCACCCTGGCAGCGCATCTGCGGCGAGGTGAGTCGGTGACGTTGACCGTTCCCGCCGGGAATCGAATCGTCAGCGCAAGTTTTGCTGGCAAGGGGCTCTGCAAGTGGGGCGATGAGTCGGCTCACAGGCGCGAGATTTCCCACATGGTGGCCGCAGGCAGCAAAACCAACATCCGCCTCGCTCTGGCCCATGACGGACTTATCCAGGTCAGCCCGACCGCGTTCTAG
- the cyoA gene encoding ubiquinol oxidase subunit II: MIPLKTLGRWLRPGLLLSLLVMLTGCDAVAILSPKGQIGQDEKTLLITATVLMLLVVIPVIIMTLTFAWKYRASNTKARYEPKWSHSTAIEVVVWSIPCMIVLVLAVLTWRSSHALDPYKPLESDVKPVTIEAISLDWKWLFIYPEEKVAVVNEIKFPVNTPLNFKITSDSVMNAFFIPHLGSMIYSMAAMETKLHLIANETGEFPGMSSHYSGAGFAKMHFTAYSVTDAEYRQWLDQVRAGEQTLDKASFKALGEARNAEWYPVTYFGKTEEGLFDWVIAKHMGDNKHYGMKHEHKAPADGAAAEGHDAHAGHEGHQGHTDAAAAPAEHAGHTADEHAAAGHARHAGSGE, encoded by the coding sequence ATGATTCCGTTGAAAACCCTTGGGCGCTGGTTGCGCCCGGGCCTGCTGCTGTCGTTGCTGGTGATGCTCACCGGCTGCGATGCCGTGGCCATCCTCAGTCCGAAGGGCCAGATCGGCCAGGATGAGAAGACCCTGCTGATCACGGCCACCGTGCTCATGCTGCTGGTCGTCATCCCGGTCATCATCATGACCCTGACCTTCGCGTGGAAGTATCGCGCCTCCAACACCAAGGCCCGTTACGAGCCGAAGTGGTCCCACTCGACGGCGATCGAGGTGGTGGTGTGGTCCATTCCCTGCATGATCGTGCTGGTGCTGGCGGTCCTGACCTGGCGTTCGTCGCACGCGCTGGACCCGTACAAGCCGCTGGAATCGGACGTCAAGCCGGTCACCATCGAGGCGATCTCGCTGGACTGGAAGTGGCTGTTCATCTATCCGGAAGAGAAGGTGGCGGTCGTCAACGAAATCAAGTTCCCGGTCAACACGCCGCTGAACTTCAAGATCACGTCCGATTCGGTGATGAATGCCTTCTTCATTCCGCACCTGGGCAGCATGATCTACTCGATGGCTGCGATGGAGACCAAGCTCCACCTGATCGCCAACGAGACCGGTGAATTCCCGGGCATGTCCTCGCACTACAGCGGCGCGGGCTTCGCCAAGATGCACTTCACCGCCTACTCGGTCACCGATGCCGAATACCGCCAGTGGCTGGACCAGGTCCGCGCCGGTGAGCAGACCCTGGACAAGGCCTCGTTCAAGGCCCTGGGTGAAGCACGCAACGCCGAGTGGTATCCGGTCACCTACTTCGGCAAGACCGAAGAAGGCCTGTTCGACTGGGTCATCGCCAAGCACATGGGCGACAACAAGCATTACGGCATGAAGCACGAGCACAAGGCCCCGGCCGATGGTGCTGCTGCCGAAGGCCACGATGCCCACGCAGGTCACGAGGGCCACCAGGGCCATACCGACGCTGCCGCCGCTCCGGCTGAACACGCCGGACACACTGCTGACGAGCACGCCGCCGCCGGTCACGCCCGCCACGCGGGTTCGGGAGAATGA
- the cyoD gene encoding cytochrome o ubiquinol oxidase subunit IV: MAHDNHAHDHGTGGESHGTVKSYLIGFVLAVVLTVIPFWMVMSGDFSRTVNGVVIAITAVLQMLVHLVFFLHLDRSSESRWNVNAAAFTVVVIGIIVVGTLWVMHNMNVHMMH, translated from the coding sequence ATGGCACATGACAACCATGCACACGACCACGGCACTGGCGGCGAAAGCCATGGCACCGTGAAGTCGTACCTGATCGGCTTCGTGCTGGCGGTGGTGCTGACCGTCATCCCGTTCTGGATGGTGATGTCGGGCGATTTCTCGCGTACCGTCAACGGTGTGGTCATCGCCATCACCGCGGTGCTGCAGATGCTGGTCCACCTGGTGTTCTTCCTGCACCTGGACCGCTCTTCGGAAAGCCGCTGGAACGTCAACGCTGCGGCCTTCACCGTGGTGGTGATCGGCATCATCGTGGTCGGAACCCTGTGGGTCATGCACAACATGAACGTGCACATGATGCACTGA
- a CDS encoding 2-hydroxyacid dehydrogenase: MQIAVFSARPYDRRFLDEANQRDAAGQGCTFVYFDAALDVHTAALAQDCAAVCVFVNDRLDAAVLRALHALGVRAVLLRCAGFNNVDLATAKALDLFVARVPAYSPEAVAEHALALVMTLNRQTHRAYNRVREGNFMLDGLLGRTLHGRTVGIVGTGKIGLATARIFNGMGCTVLGHDPYPSAAFAGVGEMVALDELLARADIVSLHCPLMPDTQHLINDASLARMKPGAMLVNTSRGGLVDTHAVIRALKSRRLGHLAIDVYEQESALFFQDLSGEIIDDEAFQRLMTFPNVLVTGHQGFFTVEALQEISAITLGNLADFAAGRPCANRVEAG, translated from the coding sequence ATGCAGATCGCCGTCTTCAGCGCCCGACCCTACGACCGCCGCTTCCTGGACGAAGCCAACCAGCGCGATGCTGCGGGGCAGGGTTGTACGTTCGTCTACTTCGATGCCGCGCTGGATGTGCATACCGCCGCACTGGCGCAGGACTGCGCCGCCGTCTGCGTGTTCGTCAACGACCGGCTGGATGCGGCGGTGCTGCGTGCGCTGCACGCGTTGGGCGTGCGTGCGGTGCTGCTGCGCTGTGCGGGCTTCAACAATGTGGACCTGGCCACGGCGAAAGCACTGGACCTGTTCGTCGCCCGGGTGCCTGCGTATTCGCCCGAAGCGGTGGCTGAGCACGCGCTGGCGCTGGTGATGACCCTCAACCGCCAGACCCATCGCGCCTACAACCGCGTGCGCGAAGGCAACTTCATGCTCGATGGACTGCTTGGCCGCACCCTGCACGGCCGCACGGTCGGCATCGTCGGCACCGGCAAGATCGGCCTGGCCACCGCGCGTATCTTCAACGGCATGGGCTGCACCGTGCTGGGGCATGACCCGTATCCGTCGGCCGCCTTCGCGGGCGTCGGCGAGATGGTGGCGCTGGATGAACTGCTGGCGCGGGCTGACATCGTCTCGCTGCACTGCCCGCTGATGCCCGATACCCAGCACCTGATCAATGACGCGTCACTGGCGCGGATGAAGCCGGGCGCGATGCTGGTCAATACCTCGCGCGGCGGGCTGGTCGATACCCACGCGGTGATCCGCGCGCTGAAGTCGCGCCGGCTCGGCCACCTGGCCATCGACGTGTACGAGCAGGAAAGCGCGTTGTTCTTCCAGGACCTGTCCGGCGAGATCATCGACGACGAGGCCTTCCAGCGCCTGATGACCTTCCCCAACGTGCTGGTGACCGGCCACCAGGGCTTCTTCACCGTGGAGGCGCTGCAGGAGATCTCGGCGATCACGCTGGGCAACCTGGCCGATTTCGCCGCCGGGCGGCCCTGCGCCAACCGGGTCGAGGCGGGCTGA
- a CDS encoding RHS repeat-associated core domain-containing protein, whose protein sequence is MRRFGGTAGGVSIRFREFEVRIRMQSAAGIWPCCMLLIGLGLSPTAISQTTVTYIHTDALGSVVAETDASGNVTSRNDYEPYGAVVGGQVTDGPGYTGHVSDSATGLSYMQQRYMDPQLGVFLSVDPVTAHAQPVAQFNRYRYANGNPYRFTDPDGRIVKYAFEGGATLHDGAAVLNHWMKSETISSELKQILLSDETYTIQFNRNGDFGYDENKRIISIDVTSGLRIKSSGEIQSPALGGGHEVSHAAQHDRVGLSAFQASLVAPQSNSESNGVMQIRVGVSSEEARATGVETRAARELGEPARKSYSDTNGTVNVCSPTSNRGC, encoded by the coding sequence ATGCGCAGGTTCGGGGGAACTGCAGGCGGTGTGTCGATCCGCTTCAGGGAATTTGAAGTTCGGATTCGAATGCAGAGTGCGGCAGGCATCTGGCCGTGCTGCATGCTGCTGATCGGCCTTGGCCTGTCACCAACCGCAATCTCCCAGACGACCGTCACGTACATCCACACCGATGCCCTGGGATCGGTCGTGGCTGAAACAGATGCCAGTGGCAACGTGACCAGTCGCAATGACTACGAGCCCTATGGGGCCGTGGTCGGTGGTCAGGTCACGGACGGGCCGGGGTATACCGGGCATGTGAGCGACTCGGCTACCGGGCTGAGTTACATGCAGCAGCGGTACATGGACCCGCAGTTGGGGGTGTTCCTGTCGGTGGATCCGGTGACAGCGCACGCGCAGCCTGTTGCGCAGTTCAATCGGTACCGGTATGCCAACGGGAATCCTTACAGGTTCACAGATCCGGATGGGCGAATCGTCAAGTACGCATTTGAAGGCGGAGCGACGCTGCATGATGGTGCTGCCGTGCTCAACCATTGGATGAAGTCAGAAACCATCAGCTCTGAACTGAAGCAGATCCTCCTGTCCGATGAGACCTACACCATACAGTTCAATCGCAATGGTGATTTTGGATATGACGAGAACAAAAGAATCATCAGTATTGATGTCACCTCTGGACTTCGCATCAAATCCTCCGGGGAGATCCAGTCCCCTGCTCTGGGGGGCGGTCACGAGGTGAGCCATGCTGCCCAGCATGATCGGGTTGGATTGTCCGCTTTCCAGGCTTCGCTTGTTGCGCCACAGTCCAACTCGGAGAGCAACGGCGTGATGCAGATCCGGGTCGGCGTATCTTCGGAAGAAGCGCGGGCTACGGGCGTGGAGACACGGGCCGCGCGTGAGCTGGGGGAACCTGCCCGGAAAAGCTACAGCGACACGAACGGCACGGTTAATGTCTGCTCCCCCACCAGCAATCGAGGGTGTTGA